Genomic window (Longimicrobium sp.):
CGCCTCCGGGCGCAGCGGGTGGACGATGCCGGGCCCGGCGTTCCATGCGGCCACCCGCTCGTGCAGCCCCGTGCGCCGCGCGAATCCGGCGTCCACCCAGCGGGGCACCTCCGCCCGCCACGGCCGCCCCCCGCGCCGCTCGTGCAGCCAGGTGCGCACGCCGGGGCGGGGCACCCGCCCGTGCAGCCAGGCGTACTCCGCGGCCTCGCGCGCCGCGCGGAGAAGCCGCCCGCTCGCCGCCAGCTTCGTCAGCCGCGACCGCGTTTCGCGCAGCACGGCGTCGCCGCCCTGTCCCGTCAGCAGCACGCGGGCGTGCCGCGCCGCGCTGGACAGCTGGTCCACCTCGATGGCCATCAGCGCCGAGGCGGTGGGCTGCGGCCGCCGGAGCGCCGGCGTGCCCCACCGCTCGAACGCCTGGTACGGGTCCACCGCCGTGTACTCGGTGGGAATGGAGAGCGCGTTTGCCGCCAGCTCGGTGAACTCCCGCTCGCGGTCGGGCATCAGCCGCTCGTAGTACGCGGTGTAGCCCCGCAGCGCGGCCGTCCGCTCCCCCCGCGCGATCGTCTCCGTCGCCAGCGCCGCGAGGGAGGTGGAATCGCGCCCGCCGCTCAGGAAGAAGCTCGCCGCGCCCCCGGGCAGCCGGTCGCGCACGGCGCCGCGCAGCAGGTGGACGAAGTGGTCGACGTAGTCGCCCGGGCGGCGATAGCACGTCTCCTCGTCCAGGGGAAGCGACCAGTAGCGGCGGATGCTCACTCGCCCGTCCTCCACCACCAGCGTGTGGGCGGGCTGAAGCTGGCGGATGGCGGAGTGGACCGTCGCGGCCACGTCCTGCGTGTCGCCGTGCACCAGGAAGTCGCCGATCCACCCCTCGTCCAGCCCGGCCGGCACCGCCGGATCGGCGGCGAGGCAGTCGAGCGTGCTGGAAAAGAGAAAGCCGCCGCCGGTTCGCGCGTAGAAGAAGGGCTTGACCCCGAAGTGGTCGCGCGCGCAGAACAGACGGCCCCGCGGCGCGTCCCAGAGCGCGAAGGCGAAGTCGCCCAGCAGGTGCGCCGCGCACGCGTCGCCCCACAGGCGGTAGGCGTGGTGGATGAGCAGCGTGGCGGAGTCGTCCGGGGCCGCCGCGATCCCGCCGGCGTTCAGCGCGCGGGCAAGCTCCTCGCGTCCGTCGATGCGCGCGTCGGCGCAGATGTGGATGAGCCCGTCGGCGGAACAGGGCTGCGGCGGGGGAGTGGATTCGTCGCCGGTGAGGAGCAGGCCGTGCGCCAGGGCGCAGCGTGCGTCCGACCAGGTGCGGGTGCCGTCGGGGGCGCGGGGGGCGAGGGCCGCCGCCATCCGCGCCAGCCGAGCCGGATCGACAGGCGCGCCGCCGGCCGAAACGAAGCCCGCGATGCCGCTCATGGTCCGCGTGGAGCGGGGCGGGGGGTCAGGTGCCGACTTCCACCAGGCCGCGCGCCGCCATGTCGCGGAGCAGCTCCAGCAGGTCGTGCTCGGCGGTGGGGGCGTCTACCTCGAACTCGGCGACCACAGCGTCGCGAAGCTCGGCCACGGTGCGCGGCTGGGCCATCAGCCCCCACACGTGCGCGCCCACCGGGTCCAGCCCGTAGTACACGCCGTCGGCCAGGTTCAGGATCACCGCGTCGCCGTCCAGGTCGGCCGACACCTGGTCGCGCGCCGCCACCACGCGCGAGGTGGAATCCAGGCGCGGGACGGCTTCCATCACGCTTGCGCCTGGGCCAGGGCGGCGTCCACCAGGTCGCGCAGGACCACACCGATGATGGCCAGCTCCGGGGAGATGGGATCCAGCGACGCATCGGGCGCCTCGCGCACGAAGTACTCGTACGCCTGCAGCGCCGCGGCCCAGCGCTCGCCAGCCACCCAGCGGTCCCGCGCCGGACAGGCGCCCTCGCCATCGCGGAAGAGCCCCGCGAGGGCCGCCACCAGCTGCTCGGGCTCGTCGCCCGGCTCGCCCGGCATGCCGCCGCGCAGCGCCGCCACCACGCGGCGGGCGGCGGGGGTGGCGGTGCCCTCCTCCGTCAGCAGCGCGGCGACGTCGGCCTGGGCCTGGCGCTGGAAGGGCGCGGCGTTCTGCCAGCCGCGCGGGGGGCGCAGGCCGCCGTCGCGCAGCTCCACGGCCTCCGCCGCGGCACGCGCCATCACCCGGCAGGCGATGGCGGGGCTGCGGAACACCACGCGGCCCTCGGCGCGGCGGAAGAGGGCGTTCTCGATGTCGCGGAAGGCGGCGCCGTGATATCCCACGCCGGCCACCCCGCTGCCGGCCAGGCCGGGGCCCGTCATGTCGGAGCGGCCGCCGCGCTGGGCGGCGGCCGGAACGGCGGCCAGCAGCGCCGCGGCGGCCGCGAGAAGTGCAATGCGCATGATGTGTCCCTGCATCAGAAGAGGGAGCGGAAGCCCACGCCGTAGCCCACGGACAGGATGAAGCGCGCCCCGTCGCCGGCGGTGCCCAGGATGTCGGCGAAGGCGGGGGTGATCACGAGCGGAAAGCGCCGGAGGGGGGTGATGGAGAACCCGGCGTTCACG
Coding sequences:
- a CDS encoding PqqD family protein; translation: MEAVPRLDSTSRVVAARDQVSADLDGDAVILNLADGVYYGLDPVGAHVWGLMAQPRTVAELRDAVVAEFEVDAPTAEHDLLELLRDMAARGLVEVGT
- a CDS encoding asparagine synthetase B family protein — protein: MSGIAGFVSAGGAPVDPARLARMAAALAPRAPDGTRTWSDARCALAHGLLLTGDESTPPPQPCSADGLIHICADARIDGREELARALNAGGIAAAPDDSATLLIHHAYRLWGDACAAHLLGDFAFALWDAPRGRLFCARDHFGVKPFFYARTGGGFLFSSTLDCLAADPAVPAGLDEGWIGDFLVHGDTQDVAATVHSAIRQLQPAHTLVVEDGRVSIRRYWSLPLDEETCYRRPGDYVDHFVHLLRGAVRDRLPGGAASFFLSGGRDSTSLAALATETIARGERTAALRGYTAYYERLMPDREREFTELAANALSIPTEYTAVDPYQAFERWGTPALRRPQPTASALMAIEVDQLSSAARHARVLLTGQGGDAVLRETRSRLTKLAASGRLLRAAREAAEYAWLHGRVPRPGVRTWLHERRGGRPWRAEVPRWVDAGFARRTGLHERVAAWNAGPGIVHPLRPEAYEQLVAPLWPGMFLGYDPGVTGIPVEVRHPYFDVRVVHFLLSIPPSQWYNDKGLLRIGMRGRLPERLLRRPKSPLVDDPLRVRWREQGDGWLGGRRVTEAVAAWVDVGRVPAAAGGRSPEPPEQLWQEIRPLGLSLWLSAQRR